Proteins from a single region of Belliella baltica DSM 15883:
- a CDS encoding DUF4407 domain-containing protein: MKKINQFFWFCSGANFNILKRAPTENNKYFGIGGAIFFTGILATISAAYALFTIFQSIWFALAFGVIWGLMIFNLDRFIVSSMRKRNHAWSEWKMALPRLTMAIILALVISKPLELKIFEREINRKLDEQKTLMIAESKEALKTGFTEIDDLEIQKDSLKSEVNKAKDYRDKLQQEYDLERFGTKTDGTSGIVGLGSNAKKKEQQLDAAQNNLSELSSKTQEKIDELDEEIKRIVMLRAAEFEKIQPNIDGFDGLAARIDALAVLTSESKALRLANLMIILLFIAVETAPIFVKIISPRGPYDELLDLAEKGVEVYANEKTVKLVSESEERLKEMKVKYEI; this comes from the coding sequence ATGAAGAAAATTAATCAGTTTTTCTGGTTTTGTAGTGGAGCAAATTTTAACATCCTAAAAAGAGCCCCAACTGAAAATAATAAATATTTTGGAATAGGAGGGGCTATTTTTTTTACGGGTATCTTGGCTACTATATCTGCTGCCTATGCCCTATTTACAATTTTTCAATCCATTTGGTTTGCCCTAGCATTTGGGGTGATTTGGGGTTTGATGATTTTTAATTTAGACCGATTTATTGTTTCAAGTATGCGTAAAAGAAATCATGCTTGGTCAGAATGGAAAATGGCACTTCCAAGATTAACGATGGCAATCATTTTAGCTTTGGTGATTTCGAAGCCTTTGGAATTGAAAATATTTGAACGAGAAATCAATCGAAAATTGGATGAACAAAAAACGTTGATGATAGCAGAAAGTAAAGAAGCTCTCAAAACGGGTTTCACAGAAATCGATGATTTGGAAATCCAGAAAGACAGTTTGAAGTCTGAAGTAAATAAAGCAAAAGATTATCGAGATAAGCTTCAGCAAGAATATGACTTAGAGCGTTTTGGTACAAAGACTGATGGGACGAGTGGAATTGTTGGTTTAGGATCTAATGCAAAAAAGAAGGAACAGCAGCTTGATGCAGCACAAAACAATCTATCTGAGTTGAGTTCAAAAACTCAAGAGAAAATAGATGAACTCGACGAAGAGATCAAAAGAATTGTGATGTTGAGAGCGGCAGAATTCGAAAAAATTCAGCCAAATATTGATGGGTTTGATGGATTGGCTGCTAGAATTGATGCTTTAGCAGTCCTGACATCAGAAAGTAAAGCTTTAAGATTAGCCAATTTAATGATCATTTTACTTTTTATCGCTGTAGAAACAGCACCTATTTTTGTCAAAATAATTTCTCCTAGAGGGCCTTATGATGAGCTTTTAGACCTTGCTGAAAAGGGGGTAGAGGTCTATGCGAATGAAAAAACCGTAAAGTTGGTAAGCGAGAGCGAGGAAAGGTTGAAAGAAATGAAAGTGAAATATGAAATTTAA
- a CDS encoding thiamine-binding protein → MNHKHIINMGIQIVPKSKNLDSYHLVDKAIEVIQKSGVKYVVTPFETVMEGEQKELMEIAQKAQEAVLNAGADEVLVYYRMQIRKTKDVWIMDKIEKYTP, encoded by the coding sequence ATGAATCATAAGCATATCATCAACATGGGTATTCAAATTGTCCCTAAAAGCAAAAATCTGGACAGCTATCATCTTGTAGATAAAGCAATTGAAGTAATCCAAAAATCTGGAGTAAAATACGTGGTTACGCCTTTTGAAACCGTAATGGAAGGAGAACAAAAAGAGCTGATGGAAATTGCGCAAAAAGCACAAGAAGCTGTCTTGAATGCAGGGGCAGATGAAGTATTGGTTTATTATCGAATGCAAATTCGAAAAACCAAAGATGTCTGGATTATGGATAAAATCGAAAAATACACCCCGTAG
- a CDS encoding OmpA family protein — protein MKKLILIILASFLSIPFLFAQQKEYDWRLGVSGGYSNYYGDLTPYRIRGFSNFDAIHHLLYFNENYFDQYSFKISLERKLSPTVGLQFSYGQYQFSMSDRYIRRNGELLTSGRNFDRALNFQNNTRDMGVSFVFKADNDKLLSSKSLLAPYFTLGFGLLDFDISGDLLDDNGNRYDYTNPTTVGNGSYETELPPLRTELSDGYDLWAFYANLGLGIRLRLGQRLEIFAQSDFIHSFTGYLDDVDGTYRESYDNDFQAYAAKPGPNTIDPATRNRGENSGNNDWVIYHGVGLKFNFGASKKSFQAPTLSTYYPDYGTKAIEEKTLPEEKTASESDSMEVAKVGDTYNYYTNIQLVDQLRLDSLSYRTQILTWEQQIADRRERILQSRIDERNYLDIQNQVNDQFENLKTDTVLVKAKKDSLLSVTESSLSKIKSSLDSIQNRKTQFETEIDSISKLRNDYKIQPRTDNTSLDSLISPTNISRSMASISRITSEGDIVIETNAASRIDSVGKEIPMERLIKEGAVEGRIMERKVDSTQKTNPIWEQDNLNKIKEQEDRISRLETESRRLQSERDSLSRLPREVIYMRSRSMAPSLPDRSKGTKASEGNGSVEKETIIREKVIETEIKEVNPEKDRNLFRSIGAFFGGAAVSRSIQPDLPKETTTIELDTVRTSLEEPIIAPDSLTSIDSLANLRLEESIVNEDSLKMRISNQSRELERRSQQELSEKIAKIDSLPREILRDTVFLESDPLVRLLRYKEIIYFDINQRVPAEEELKKLANLVDFIKENEDYQLTLTGYADNTGNINYNLKLAEERTKAISEALIQQFGISEDNITLESGGQVIRGFQRSSNDQDRKVEVRIERKN, from the coding sequence ATGAAAAAGCTGATACTTATAATCCTCGCAAGTTTCCTTTCCATCCCTTTCCTCTTTGCCCAGCAAAAGGAATATGATTGGAGACTCGGAGTCAGTGGTGGCTATTCCAATTATTATGGTGACCTCACTCCTTATAGAATTCGTGGTTTTTCTAACTTCGATGCAATCCATCATTTGTTATACTTCAACGAAAACTATTTTGACCAATACTCCTTCAAAATTTCTCTTGAGAGAAAATTAAGTCCTACCGTTGGGCTTCAGTTTAGCTATGGTCAATATCAGTTCTCGATGAGCGATCGGTACATTCGAAGAAATGGAGAATTGCTTACTTCAGGAAGAAATTTTGATCGCGCCTTGAATTTCCAGAATAACACCAGAGATATGGGAGTTTCTTTTGTATTCAAAGCAGACAACGACAAATTATTATCATCCAAATCATTACTCGCTCCCTACTTCACTTTAGGGTTTGGTCTTTTAGATTTTGATATCAGTGGTGATTTATTGGATGATAATGGAAACAGATACGATTACACCAATCCTACAACAGTTGGGAATGGCAGCTACGAAACAGAATTACCTCCACTGAGAACGGAACTTTCTGATGGCTATGATCTATGGGCTTTTTATGCTAATCTTGGTCTCGGAATAAGATTGAGATTAGGACAAAGATTGGAAATATTCGCTCAAAGTGACTTTATTCACAGTTTTACAGGATACCTCGATGATGTGGATGGCACTTACAGAGAAAGTTATGACAACGATTTTCAAGCTTACGCCGCAAAACCAGGACCCAACACAATTGATCCTGCTACACGAAATAGAGGTGAGAATAGTGGTAACAACGATTGGGTGATTTATCACGGAGTAGGACTAAAATTCAATTTTGGAGCTAGCAAAAAATCCTTCCAAGCTCCAACATTGAGTACCTACTATCCTGACTATGGAACTAAGGCTATTGAAGAAAAAACTTTACCCGAAGAAAAGACAGCTTCAGAATCTGATTCTATGGAAGTGGCAAAAGTTGGAGACACTTATAATTATTACACCAATATTCAACTTGTCGATCAACTTAGACTTGATAGTTTGAGTTACCGAACGCAAATATTGACTTGGGAGCAACAGATCGCTGATCGAAGAGAGAGAATATTGCAAAGTAGAATTGATGAAAGAAACTATCTTGATATCCAAAATCAGGTCAATGATCAGTTCGAAAACCTAAAAACAGACACAGTATTGGTTAAAGCCAAAAAAGATTCTCTTTTGAGTGTGACTGAAAGTTCTCTTTCAAAAATAAAATCCAGTCTTGACAGCATTCAAAATAGAAAAACTCAATTTGAGACTGAAATAGATAGCATTTCTAAACTTAGAAATGATTATAAAATTCAACCGAGAACTGATAACACTTCATTAGATAGCCTCATAAGTCCAACGAACATTTCACGATCAATGGCCTCAATTTCGAGAATAACCTCTGAAGGAGATATTGTCATTGAGACAAATGCAGCTTCTAGGATAGATTCTGTGGGCAAAGAGATTCCAATGGAAAGATTGATTAAAGAAGGAGCTGTGGAAGGAAGGATAATGGAAAGAAAAGTTGATTCAACTCAAAAAACAAATCCTATTTGGGAACAAGATAATCTCAATAAGATAAAGGAACAAGAAGATAGGATTAGCCGATTGGAAACTGAATCGAGAAGATTGCAATCTGAAAGAGATAGTTTAAGCAGGCTACCAAGAGAGGTTATCTACATGCGAAGCAGAAGTATGGCACCTTCCCTACCCGATAGAAGTAAGGGCACTAAAGCTAGTGAAGGAAATGGTTCAGTTGAAAAAGAAACTATCATACGAGAAAAAGTAATAGAAACTGAAATCAAGGAAGTTAACCCAGAAAAAGACCGAAATCTATTCCGATCAATCGGCGCCTTCTTTGGTGGCGCAGCAGTATCAAGATCAATTCAACCCGACCTTCCTAAAGAAACTACAACAATTGAACTAGACACTGTCAGGACCTCGCTTGAAGAACCGATTATTGCTCCAGATAGCCTTACTTCCATCGATAGTCTTGCTAATTTACGATTGGAAGAAAGCATTGTTAATGAAGATTCGCTTAAGATGAGAATAAGCAATCAGTCACGAGAACTAGAAAGAAGATCACAGCAAGAATTATCTGAGAAAATTGCCAAAATAGACAGCTTACCAAGAGAGATATTGAGAGATACAGTTTTTTTAGAAAGTGATCCTTTAGTGAGATTACTCAGGTATAAAGAAATTATCTATTTCGATATCAACCAAAGGGTCCCAGCCGAAGAAGAACTCAAAAAATTGGCAAACTTGGTAGATTTTATAAAGGAAAATGAAGACTACCAGCTAACATTGACAGGCTATGCTGATAATACAGGAAATATCAATTACAACCTGAAACTAGCAGAAGAAAGAACAAAAGCAATTAGCGAAGCACTGATTCAGCAATTTGGAATTTCAGAGGATAATATCACTCTTGAATCAGGCGGTCAAGTGATTAGAGGATTCCAGCGATCTAGCAATGACCAAGACCGAAAAGTAGAAGTAAGGATTGAAAGAAAGAATTGA
- a CDS encoding glutaminase has translation MDYQQIIEEVYQEVQEENQRGKVATYIPELASVNPDQFGIALVDLKGNVFGVGDYQVPFSIQSISKVHTLTMVFHVFNSKLFTRVNVEPSGNPFNSIAQLEFEKGIPRNPFINAGALVITDALCSKFQKPIEQISDFINEISGKNCVSFNESVKKSEQNHGERNTALAYFLKSYKNFNNNIDEVLDVYFSQCAIEMNCVDLAKSFSYLANDGFSIFANREILSESHARRVNALMLTCGFYDEAGEFAFRVGLPGKSGVGGGVAAVMPHKFSIAVWSPELNEKGNSVKAIKALELLTDKLSFSLF, from the coding sequence ATGGATTATCAGCAAATCATAGAAGAAGTATATCAGGAAGTGCAGGAAGAAAATCAGCGGGGGAAAGTGGCCACTTATATCCCAGAATTAGCCAGTGTCAATCCCGATCAATTTGGGATTGCTTTGGTTGATTTGAAAGGGAATGTGTTTGGAGTTGGGGATTATCAGGTGCCTTTTTCCATCCAAAGTATCAGCAAGGTCCATACACTGACAATGGTCTTTCATGTCTTCAATTCCAAACTTTTCACTAGAGTAAATGTCGAGCCAAGTGGTAATCCATTTAATTCGATTGCGCAGCTGGAATTTGAAAAAGGAATTCCTAGGAATCCTTTTATCAATGCTGGGGCTTTGGTGATTACAGACGCACTTTGCAGCAAGTTTCAAAAACCAATAGAGCAGATTTCTGATTTTATCAATGAAATATCAGGGAAAAATTGTGTGAGTTTCAATGAGAGTGTCAAAAAATCAGAGCAAAATCATGGGGAGCGAAATACTGCTTTGGCCTATTTTCTAAAGTCCTACAAGAATTTTAACAACAATATTGATGAGGTGTTGGATGTCTATTTTTCCCAATGTGCCATTGAAATGAATTGTGTAGACTTGGCAAAATCTTTCTCTTATTTGGCAAATGATGGTTTTTCTATCTTTGCTAATAGGGAAATCTTATCGGAAAGTCATGCAAGAAGGGTGAACGCACTGATGTTAACTTGTGGATTTTATGATGAAGCAGGAGAATTTGCATTTCGAGTAGGCCTACCCGGAAAAAGTGGAGTAGGTGGTGGTGTAGCTGCAGTGATGCCTCACAAATTTAGTATCGCTGTCTGGAGTCCCGAACTCAATGAAAAAGGGAACTCAGTAAAAGCTATCAAAGCATTGGAGCTTTTGACTGATAAATTGTCTTTTTCTCTTTTTTAA
- a CDS encoding PadR family transcriptional regulator, which translates to MSNNNLIKGSLQTIILKLLEENDKMYGYEITQRVKELTEGEIKITEGALYPALHKLEAEGMLTTEIQQVDNRVRKYYSLTKNGQKEVSAKMTELQSFVGNLQRILDPEWKPGLA; encoded by the coding sequence ATGTCCAATAACAACTTAATCAAAGGAAGCCTTCAGACCATCATCCTCAAACTCCTTGAGGAAAATGATAAAATGTATGGCTATGAAATAACCCAAAGGGTCAAGGAACTTACCGAAGGTGAAATCAAAATCACCGAAGGAGCCCTCTACCCTGCCCTGCACAAGCTCGAAGCAGAAGGAATGCTAACCACAGAAATCCAACAAGTGGACAATAGGGTACGAAAATACTACAGCCTCACCAAAAATGGCCAAAAGGAAGTCAGCGCAAAAATGACAGAACTACAAAGTTTCGTGGGCAATCTCCAAAGAATCCTAGACCCAGAATGGAAGCCGGGCTTGGCTTAA
- the typA gene encoding translational GTPase TypA — protein MQNIRNIAIIAHVDHGKTTLVDKIIHASKIFRENQQFDDLILDNNDLERERGITILSKNVSVRYKDHKINIIDTPGHADFGGEVERVLKMADGVILLVDAFEGPMPQTRFVLGKALALGLTPIVVVNKVDKENCRPDEVQESVFELMFNLDATEEQLEFQTLYGSAKNNWMGPDWKTQTDSILPLLDAILEHIPAPKIDEGTLQMQITSLDYSNFVGRIAIGRVKRGTIKEGSQLTLCKADGVFKKVKVKELHVFEGLGKNKVSEVVAGDICAVTGIEDFEIGDTLADLENPEALPRIAIDEPTMNMLFTINNSPFFGKEGKFVTSRHLRDRLMKEMEKNLALRVESTDSEDKFLVYGRGILHLSVLIETMRREGYELQVGQPQVIFKEIDGVKNEPIEVLVVDVPETTAGKVIELATQRKGELLVMEPKGDLQHLEFRIPSRGLIGLRNNVLTATQGEAIMNHRFSSYEPFKGNIPERNNGSLISMEGGPCTAYAIDKLQDRGTFFIEPGDELYTGQVIGENSRENDIVVNVQKGKKLTNMRASGSDDNTRIAPPKKFSLEEAMEYIQKDEYLEITPKSIRMRKIYLDENERARMAKKDS, from the coding sequence ATGCAAAATATTCGGAATATCGCGATTATCGCACACGTTGACCACGGCAAGACGACCCTCGTGGACAAAATTATCCATGCTTCTAAAATCTTTCGTGAGAATCAACAGTTTGACGATTTAATCCTGGATAACAATGACTTGGAGAGAGAAAGAGGTATTACCATTCTTTCCAAAAATGTATCCGTAAGATATAAAGATCATAAAATCAATATCATCGATACTCCTGGTCACGCCGACTTTGGTGGTGAAGTAGAAAGGGTATTGAAAATGGCTGATGGAGTAATCCTTTTGGTGGATGCTTTTGAAGGCCCTATGCCACAAACAAGATTCGTATTGGGCAAAGCCCTTGCTCTTGGCTTGACTCCTATCGTTGTAGTCAACAAAGTAGATAAAGAAAACTGTAGACCTGATGAAGTTCAGGAATCTGTTTTTGAATTGATGTTCAACTTGGACGCTACCGAAGAACAATTAGAATTCCAAACTCTTTATGGCTCTGCCAAAAACAACTGGATGGGTCCTGACTGGAAAACTCAGACTGACTCTATCCTACCACTTTTAGACGCGATCTTGGAGCATATTCCTGCACCAAAAATTGACGAAGGAACACTTCAGATGCAAATCACTTCTCTTGATTATTCCAACTTTGTCGGTCGTATCGCAATCGGTAGGGTCAAAAGAGGAACGATCAAAGAAGGCTCTCAATTAACTTTATGTAAAGCTGATGGTGTTTTCAAAAAAGTAAAAGTTAAGGAACTTCATGTTTTCGAAGGTCTTGGCAAAAATAAAGTATCAGAAGTTGTTGCAGGTGATATCTGTGCGGTCACTGGAATCGAAGATTTTGAAATCGGCGACACTTTAGCTGATCTTGAGAATCCAGAAGCACTACCAAGAATTGCTATCGACGAGCCTACCATGAACATGCTCTTCACGATCAATAACTCTCCTTTCTTCGGTAAAGAAGGAAAATTTGTGACTTCTCGTCACTTGAGAGACAGATTGATGAAAGAGATGGAAAAGAACTTGGCTTTGAGAGTTGAATCAACTGACTCTGAAGACAAATTCTTGGTATATGGACGTGGTATTCTTCATTTGTCAGTCTTGATCGAGACCATGAGAAGAGAAGGTTATGAACTTCAAGTAGGTCAACCACAGGTGATTTTCAAAGAAATCGATGGTGTCAAAAATGAACCAATTGAGGTACTCGTTGTAGATGTTCCTGAAACTACTGCTGGAAAAGTAATCGAGCTAGCTACGCAGAGAAAAGGCGAACTTCTTGTCATGGAACCAAAAGGCGATCTTCAACACCTTGAGTTCAGAATTCCTTCAAGAGGATTGATTGGTTTGAGAAACAATGTCTTGACAGCTACACAAGGTGAAGCGATCATGAACCACAGATTTTCTTCCTACGAACCATTCAAAGGTAATATCCCTGAAAGAAACAATGGTTCATTGATTTCTATGGAAGGTGGCCCTTGTACTGCTTATGCAATTGACAAACTTCAGGATAGAGGCACTTTCTTTATTGAGCCTGGAGATGAGCTTTATACAGGACAAGTAATTGGTGAAAATTCCCGTGAAAATGACATTGTAGTCAATGTTCAGAAAGGTAAGAAATTGACCAACATGCGTGCTTCAGGTTCTGATGACAACACCAGAATTGCCCCTCCAAAGAAATTCTCTTTAGAAGAAGCCATGGAATATATCCAAAAAGATGAGTATCTTGAAATAACGCCTAAGTCTATCCGAATGAGAAAAATCTATTTGGACGAGAACGAAAGAGCAAGAATGGCTAAGAAAGATTCTTAA
- a CDS encoding ATP-binding protein, which produces MISKDLLREVANNQKSDLQRNASVLERSEIKDLPLLRSHALIISGIRRCGKSTLLVQLLKESFPEAFYLNFEDPRLYGFEVVDFQKIDKIIEEYEVKDIFFDEVQVVEGWERYVRQKLDQGDFQMVITGSNASLLSRELGTKLTGRHVTRELFPFSFAQFCAFSELKMSSESTLDYLSLGGFPEYLKSRKQELLHQFLDDLLLRDIAVRYGVRDIKSLQNLAVYLISNVAKSVSGNNLRKTLEIKATSTIMEYFSYLEESWLFFFVPKFSYSQRKQLINAKKVYAIDTGLVTANSRSFSEDLGRRFENMVFLHFRRLYPEIYYFTEKGECDLVVFDRNGLVELVQVCYELNPDNLKRELNGLWEAMKYFDKKEAILVTLSQEDEFEKDGYRIKVVPFHSLA; this is translated from the coding sequence ATGATATCCAAAGATTTGCTTAGAGAAGTTGCCAATAACCAAAAGAGTGATTTGCAACGTAATGCCTCAGTACTAGAGAGGTCCGAAATAAAGGATTTGCCTTTGCTTCGAAGTCATGCTCTGATCATATCAGGGATACGTCGATGCGGGAAAAGTACGCTTTTGGTTCAATTGTTAAAAGAGAGCTTTCCTGAGGCATTTTATTTAAATTTTGAAGATCCAAGACTATATGGTTTTGAAGTTGTAGATTTTCAAAAAATAGACAAAATCATAGAGGAATACGAGGTGAAGGATATTTTTTTTGATGAGGTTCAAGTGGTAGAAGGGTGGGAGAGATATGTGAGGCAAAAACTAGATCAAGGCGATTTTCAAATGGTCATCACAGGGTCTAATGCTTCTTTACTCAGTCGGGAATTAGGGACAAAGCTTACTGGCAGGCATGTGACAAGAGAATTATTTCCTTTTTCATTTGCTCAATTTTGTGCTTTTTCAGAGCTTAAAATGTCTTCTGAAAGCACATTGGACTATTTGAGCTTAGGCGGATTTCCAGAGTATCTCAAAAGTAGAAAGCAGGAATTGCTCCATCAGTTTTTGGATGACTTACTATTAAGGGATATAGCTGTCCGATATGGTGTGAGGGATATAAAATCCCTTCAAAATCTAGCTGTATATCTTATTTCTAATGTCGCCAAATCAGTGTCAGGGAACAACCTCAGGAAAACACTTGAAATCAAGGCTACTAGTACAATAATGGAGTATTTTTCCTATTTGGAAGAAAGTTGGTTGTTCTTTTTTGTACCAAAATTCTCTTATTCACAGAGAAAGCAGTTGATAAATGCAAAGAAAGTCTATGCTATAGATACAGGTTTGGTTACTGCAAATTCAAGGTCGTTTTCAGAAGATCTTGGGAGAAGATTTGAGAACATGGTTTTCTTGCATTTCAGGAGATTGTATCCTGAGATCTATTATTTCACCGAAAAGGGTGAATGTGACTTAGTTGTTTTTGACAGGAATGGATTGGTAGAGTTGGTGCAAGTTTGCTATGAGCTCAATCCAGATAATCTTAAAAGAGAGTTGAACGGACTCTGGGAAGCCATGAAGTATTTTGATAAAAAAGAAGCGATTTTGGTCACATTATCCCAAGAAGATGAATTTGAAAAAGATGGATATAGGATAAAGGTAGTGCCATTTCATAGCCTAGCTTAA
- a CDS encoding DUF4221 family protein: protein MMKSMVNHYSRVTNPTIYENGKLYFSDLTLNGFLNSVESMESFRPAIEVDLIENKVTLIEKIKVPDFYKEKTWQAYWGNFSRIKNDDLWIYSWKAMDSLLIFDENMNLLKSVNAKSEFAKPLNTSSGDQTVEVQFQESITQTSYTSILYDPYREVYYRFVLIGRALDDSYLEDQFPTLKNDFSIIVLDKDFNILTEKRFPSKIHYPYKSFVGKKGLYLSRTNPFYEDINEDEVVFDVYEFT, encoded by the coding sequence ATGATGAAAAGTATGGTTAATCATTATTCGAGAGTCACCAATCCAACTATTTATGAAAATGGGAAACTGTATTTTTCTGACTTGACTTTAAATGGATTTTTGAATTCTGTTGAATCTATGGAATCTTTTCGTCCTGCTATAGAAGTTGATTTGATTGAAAATAAGGTGACTTTAATTGAAAAAATAAAAGTGCCGGATTTTTATAAGGAGAAAACTTGGCAAGCCTACTGGGGTAATTTTTCTAGGATAAAAAATGACGATTTATGGATATACTCTTGGAAGGCAATGGACTCTTTATTGATTTTTGACGAAAACATGAATCTACTCAAATCAGTGAATGCTAAAAGTGAATTCGCCAAACCACTCAATACTTCTTCAGGAGATCAAACTGTAGAAGTTCAATTTCAAGAGTCAATTACTCAAACATCATATACATCTATTTTGTATGATCCTTACAGGGAAGTTTATTATCGATTTGTTTTAATAGGAAGAGCTTTGGATGATTCTTATTTGGAAGATCAGTTTCCAACTTTGAAAAATGACTTTAGCATCATTGTATTGGATAAGGACTTCAATATTTTGACCGAAAAGAGATTCCCCAGCAAAATCCATTACCCTTATAAGTCATTTGTTGGGAAAAAAGGGCTTTACCTTTCCCGTACCAATCCATTTTACGAAGACATCAATGAAGATGAGGTTGTTTTTGATGTTTATGAATTTACATGA
- a CDS encoding DUF4221 family protein: MRKILLLIVIAFFISCSEKGAQSEKRTYTNDFIEVGQVKLEIDSLSDFNFPEFQVIQEDEQEMLLVMNRVNFSFDFYDLESDKKVKRTAIQKDDRFPIRALYGFWYHNVDSIFLFRQMSLNEISLIDRNGEIVTQYNPQEIDRTSQSSSHDEKYG, encoded by the coding sequence ATGAGAAAGATCTTACTTCTAATCGTAATCGCTTTTTTTATTTCTTGTTCGGAAAAAGGAGCTCAATCAGAAAAGCGAACTTATACGAATGATTTCATTGAAGTTGGACAAGTCAAACTGGAGATAGACTCTTTGTCGGATTTTAATTTCCCAGAGTTTCAGGTGATCCAAGAAGATGAACAGGAAATGTTATTGGTAATGAATAGAGTTAATTTTTCCTTTGACTTTTATGATTTGGAATCTGATAAAAAAGTAAAAAGAACAGCTATTCAAAAAGATGATAGATTTCCAATAAGAGCATTATATGGCTTTTGGTATCATAATGTAGATTCGATTTTCTTATTTCGACAAATGTCATTGAATGAGATTTCATTGATCGATAGAAATGGAGAAATAGTAACTCAATATAATCCTCAGGAAATTGATAGGACTAGTCAGTCCTCAAGCCATGATGAAAAGTATGGTTAA
- a CDS encoding GRAM domain-containing protein produces the protein MKRLFLLIVLISITFFTEAQDVSVEKSTEELVFMGIFFGGVFGVGFPFLMERLGAPMIEKLVDSITPALEMDEEIAYVQAANLFRGIEGVGGQVFLTNKRLIFKGHKFNIQSGQKNFPYEDILRCEPRKTGGLIDNGMRLHTKSGEQHDFVINERDGFIARLRQRVEETKS, from the coding sequence ATGAAAAGATTGTTTTTATTGATAGTATTGATTTCGATCACTTTTTTTACTGAAGCTCAAGATGTCAGTGTAGAAAAGTCCACCGAAGAGTTGGTTTTTATGGGGATTTTCTTTGGAGGAGTATTTGGTGTTGGTTTTCCGTTTTTGATGGAGAGGTTAGGTGCCCCGATGATCGAGAAGCTCGTAGATTCAATCACACCAGCACTTGAGATGGATGAGGAAATAGCCTACGTACAAGCGGCAAATTTATTTCGTGGGATTGAAGGAGTAGGAGGGCAAGTGTTTCTGACAAATAAAAGGCTCATTTTCAAAGGACATAAATTCAATATTCAAAGCGGTCAAAAGAATTTCCCTTATGAGGATATACTTAGATGTGAACCTAGAAAGACTGGGGGGCTTATAGATAATGGAATGAGACTCCACACCAAGAGCGGAGAGCAGCATGATTTTGTGATCAATGAAAGGGATGGATTTATAGCAAGACTGAGACAGAGAGTCGAAGAAACAAAGAGTTAA
- a CDS encoding DUF3784 domain-containing protein, which translates to MSAIYTGLFLIGLGFLVKAFPNLIAGYNTMSQKQKENVDIEGLATFMRNALLFLRLQFFN; encoded by the coding sequence ATGTCAGCAATTTACACTGGATTATTTTTAATTGGGCTTGGGTTTTTGGTAAAAGCCTTTCCAAATCTGATAGCAGGTTACAATACGATGTCTCAGAAGCAAAAAGAAAATGTAGATATCGAAGGCTTAGCTACTTTTATGAGAAACGCTCTTTTGTTTTTGAGACTTCAGTTTTTCAATTAA
- a CDS encoding NUDIX domain-containing protein has protein sequence MLATLQTKLQEIPSRKDREVVIIYPFNTETKEIFLIQEYIHSYARKFWKFVSGGVDKIDKDILTHAIEELAEEVSMESSNFYHLYSSERVFGNRPIHYFIAENPAIMENPPENPDEDYITDVKWVNETEFQKMLDNKELQWDQGTMCALQAFRRYK, from the coding sequence ATGTTAGCAACACTACAAACAAAGCTACAAGAGATTCCGAGCAGAAAAGATCGTGAGGTTGTCATTATTTATCCTTTCAATACTGAGACGAAAGAGATTTTTTTGATTCAAGAATATATCCACAGCTACGCAAGAAAATTCTGGAAATTTGTCAGCGGTGGTGTGGACAAAATAGATAAAGATATCCTGACGCATGCGATAGAAGAACTTGCAGAAGAAGTATCAATGGAGTCTAGCAATTTTTATCACCTGTACTCATCGGAACGGGTTTTTGGCAACAGACCAATTCATTACTTTATTGCTGAGAACCCTGCCATCATGGAAAACCCACCAGAAAATCCTGATGAGGATTATATTACCGATGTCAAATGGGTAAACGAAACAGAGTTTCAAAAAATGCTTGACAACAAAGAGTTACAATGGGATCAAGGAACAATGTGTGCTTTGCAGGCTTTTAGAAGGTATAAGTAA